One genomic region from Tripterygium wilfordii isolate XIE 37 chromosome 20, ASM1340144v1, whole genome shotgun sequence encodes:
- the LOC119987124 gene encoding histone-lysine N-methyltransferase, H3 lysine-9 specific SUVH5-like isoform X1, which translates to MSANSNNVSPSTSRGIRNSSGTAHDQRRGPVAAVVERSQPLGVRRETVQRTLALYREELDKLSREKKGPKTSLPTVVANIFQKHQRCLNATKRIGHVSGIQVGDRFQYRAELFIIGLHRQRSNGIDFKRGENGQNLAISIVASGCYDNDMSSPDEIVYCGQGGNPTVSSRIVDQRWTGGNLALRNSIRARNPVRVIRGFKYSKPSTTDGTKSGYVYVGLYYVKEWKQERGRYGKLVFKFTLKRIIE; encoded by the coding sequence ATGAGTGCGAATTCGAACAATGTTTCTCCTTCCACAAGTCGTGGCATTAGAAACTCATCTGGAACTGCCCATGATCAACGCAGAGGACCAGTTGCTGCTGTGGTTGAAAGGAGCCAACCTTTGGGGGTTAGGCGGGAAACTGTCCAGAGGACTTTGGCGTTGTATAGGGAAGAATTAGATAAGCTGTCCCGTGAGAAGAAAGGACCCAAAACATCTCTTCCTACAGTTGTTGCCAATATCTTCCAGAAACACCAAAGGTGTTTGAACGCTACAAAACGAATTGGACATGTTTCGGGAATCCAGGTCGGTGACAGATTTCAGTACCGGGCAGAATTATTTATCATCGGCCTTCACCGTCAGCGATCAAATGGTATCGATTTCAAGAGGGGTGAGAACGGTCAAAATCTGGCAATAAGCATTGTGGCTTCTGGGTGCTATGATAATGACATGAGCTCCCCAGATGAAATAGTTTATTGTGGGCAGGGAGGGAATCCAACTGTCAGTAGCAGAATAGTCGATCAAAGATGGACAGGAGGTAACCTTGCATTGAGGAACAGCATAAGAGCCAGAAACCCCGTAAGGGTTATTCGCGGGTTCAAATACTCCAAGCCATCCACCACAGATGGCACGAAGTCTGGGTATGTATATGTTGGTTTGTACTATGTCAAGGAGTGGAAACAAGAGAGAGGAAGGTATGGCAAGCTTGTGTTCAAGTTCACCTTAAAGAGGATTATTGAATAA